One part of the Vicia villosa cultivar HV-30 ecotype Madison, WI linkage group LG6, Vvil1.0, whole genome shotgun sequence genome encodes these proteins:
- the LOC131609854 gene encoding nudix hydrolase 13, mitochondrial-like, with translation MSCVPARTGRQRQRYEDNLRLVSGCIPYRWRKENGDQMGETEEMIEVLMISSPKRDDLVFPKGGWEDDETVIQAACREALEEAGVTGILRETPLGMWEFRSKSSQDLCSMEGGCRGYMFALEVTEELEAWPEQKNRARQWLNIKEAFRLCRYDWMCNALEEFTKVMSEDTKNVDPPSVISADVSECQSESPKCYKRSSTMQHHSVPSKANLLQRASQEIAIHFGY, from the exons ATGTCGTGTGTACCAGCAAGAACGGGGAGACAAAGACAACGTTATGAAGACAACCTTCGACTTGTTTCTGG ATGTATTCCGTATAGATGGAGAAAGGAGAATGGAGACCAGATGGGAGAAACTGAGGAAATGATAGAAGTACTTATGATTTCTTCGCCAAAACGCGATGACCTTGTGTTTCCTAAG GGTGGTTGGGAGGACGATGAGACTGTTATACAAGCTGCTTGTCGCGAAGCTTTAGAAGAAGCAGGAGTTACAGGAATTTTAAGA GAAACTCCATTAGGAATGTGGGAATTCAGAAGCAAAAGCAGTCAGGACTTGTGTAGCATGGAAGGAGGCTGCAGAGGATACATGTTTGCCTTGGAGGTGACCGAAGAGCTTGAGGCATGGCCCGAGCAGAAAAACCGTGCTCGCCAATGG TTGAACATAAAAGAGGCATTTAGACTCTGTCGATACGATTGGATGTGTAACGCGCTTGAGGAGTTTACGAAAGTTATGTCAGAGGATACGAAGAATGTTGACCCCCCTTCGGTTATCTCAGCAGATGTCTCGGAGTGTCAAAGTGAGTCACCCAAATGCTATAAAAGATCCTCGACTATGCAGCACCACAGCGTGCCATCTAAAGCGAATCTACTGCAACGCGCTTCTCAAGAGATAGCCATCCATTTTGGCTATTGA